From Bacillus sp. FSL K6-3431, the proteins below share one genomic window:
- a CDS encoding ATP-grasp domain-containing protein — MNTKCILLTGARAPVAVKMSRTLAEAGHRVILTDSTPLVIAKKYKEVKRFYQTSSPNQMPERYIKELQEIIELEKIELIIPLCEEVFFISRYKDKLDTEIFVEDFSKMQLVHHKAKFCDWILEKGLYAPKSMLAKSKSDILTFMERSNKQRFILKLPYTRFSNSVLVLEKEGVLQNDIFPIVVQEFIEGREWCTYSVALKSGLTTVLYPSDIHYGRGTTIYYKQTNNEALEDYVNKAIMLLGWTGQIAFDLIECAESGKYYFIECNPRATSGALFIKADAWFTSTNPLKEAYQMAPLMLGKILRKPSVEMLRKFRKARDIIGFSSGIRPFFTQFTVLIGWFLIARRLGCTMTEATTRDIEWNGESLS, encoded by the coding sequence TTGAATACTAAGTGTATTTTATTAACTGGAGCAAGGGCGCCAGTTGCGGTAAAAATGTCACGTACTTTGGCGGAGGCAGGACATAGGGTAATTTTGACCGACTCAACACCGCTAGTCATTGCAAAAAAGTATAAAGAAGTAAAGAGGTTTTATCAAACGTCTTCGCCGAATCAAATGCCAGAACGGTATATAAAAGAATTGCAGGAAATTATCGAACTTGAAAAAATTGAATTAATTATCCCGCTTTGTGAAGAAGTATTTTTTATCTCCCGGTATAAAGATAAGCTTGATACGGAAATTTTTGTCGAGGATTTCTCTAAAATGCAACTCGTTCATCATAAAGCAAAGTTTTGCGATTGGATATTGGAAAAAGGTCTTTACGCGCCAAAAAGTATGCTCGCAAAAAGTAAATCCGATATCTTAACATTTATGGAGCGAAGTAATAAGCAACGTTTTATTTTAAAACTGCCATATACGCGTTTTTCCAATTCTGTTCTTGTGCTGGAAAAAGAGGGAGTATTACAAAACGATATTTTTCCAATTGTTGTTCAAGAATTTATCGAAGGGCGAGAGTGGTGCACATATAGTGTCGCATTGAAAAGTGGTTTGACGACAGTGCTTTATCCATCGGATATACATTATGGTCGAGGCACAACGATTTATTATAAACAAACAAATAATGAAGCGTTGGAAGACTATGTTAATAAAGCGATCATGCTTCTTGGGTGGACTGGACAGATTGCATTCGATCTAATTGAGTGTGCTGAATCGGGAAAATATTACTTTATTGAATGTAACCCTCGTGCTACAAGTGGTGCACTTTTCATAAAAGCAGATGCTTGGTTTACTTCTACTAATCCATTAAAGGAAGCATATCAAATGGCTCCACTTATGTTAGGGAAGATCTTGAGAAAACCATCAGTGGAGATGCTGAGAAAGTTTCGAAAAGCACGTGATATTATCGGGTTTTCAAGTGGTATTCGACCTTTTTTTACCCAGTTCACTGTCCTGATCGGCTGGTTTCTAATCGCTAGGAGGTTAGGTTGCACGATGACAGAAGCTACAACAAGGGATATCGAATGGAATGGAGAGAGTTTATCATGA
- a CDS encoding NAD-dependent epimerase/dehydratase family protein has product MEWREFIMKLAITGATGFLGQRACEYLQEGDHHVIGLGRNNRKGLELTAAGIPFVQADLSDVEELTRAFKGVEVVIHSAAKSEPWGQYKDFYQSNVIGTQNVLVAAKKANVKRIIHISTPSLYFRYNSRHFVREDEPIPKKFVNAYAETKFLAEGHVQSAVRQGVEAIILRPRALFGPRDTTIIPRLIELNGQRGFPLPNKGKTLVDLTYTDNVVRAIELALTAPEQCIGEVYNITNGEPVYIKVALQQLFTALHMPMNSKPIPYSILYCLAAILEGGHKVFIPDKEPILTRYSASVLGKNQTLSIEKARKDLGYAPVISIQEGIERYATWWHEQNKKCEGI; this is encoded by the coding sequence ATGGAATGGAGAGAGTTTATCATGAAATTGGCGATTACAGGAGCCACGGGATTTCTTGGCCAACGTGCATGTGAATATTTACAAGAGGGAGACCATCATGTGATTGGCCTAGGTCGAAATAATAGGAAGGGGTTAGAGCTTACTGCTGCAGGTATCCCATTTGTGCAAGCGGATTTGTCAGATGTTGAGGAGTTGACAAGAGCTTTCAAAGGAGTAGAAGTGGTTATTCACTCTGCAGCTAAGTCTGAACCTTGGGGACAGTATAAAGATTTTTATCAATCGAATGTAATAGGCACTCAAAACGTATTAGTCGCAGCTAAGAAAGCAAATGTAAAGCGGATCATCCACATTTCTACACCGAGTCTTTATTTTCGCTATAACAGTAGACATTTTGTTAGGGAAGATGAGCCAATACCAAAGAAATTCGTCAATGCCTATGCTGAAACGAAATTTCTTGCTGAAGGCCATGTACAGAGTGCAGTAAGGCAAGGGGTTGAGGCGATTATTTTGCGGCCGCGTGCTTTATTTGGACCACGCGACACGACGATTATTCCGCGATTGATCGAATTAAATGGACAGCGTGGTTTTCCGCTTCCTAATAAAGGAAAAACACTTGTTGATCTAACATATACAGATAATGTCGTGCGAGCGATTGAACTTGCACTTACAGCGCCCGAACAATGTATAGGCGAGGTATACAATATAACGAATGGGGAGCCAGTTTACATAAAGGTAGCATTGCAGCAATTATTTACAGCACTACATATGCCAATGAATAGTAAGCCGATCCCTTATTCCATTTTGTATTGCCTTGCCGCTATCCTTGAAGGGGGCCATAAAGTGTTCATACCAGACAAAGAACCAATACTGACGAGATATAGTGCTAGTGTATTAGGGAAAAACCAGACTTTAAGTATTGAAAAGGCTAGAAAAGATCTGGGGTATGCACCAGTCATTTCCATACAAGAAGGGATTGAGCGTTATGCAACTTGGTGGCACGAACAAAATAAAAAATGTGAAGGTATTTAA
- a CDS encoding MBL fold metallo-hydrolase: protein MHFPSLAFLIDHEDGYVLFDTGYGDHFFTASESFPYKLYRYGTPVTYSSQDSLKIQLQNNGINADEIKTIVLSHFHGDHTGGLLDFPNAKIICSNKAWEAIRDCKGVKAVRQAYLPGTIPIDFSERAVFIEETPILPIKETHTPFTKGYDILGDGSIIAVFLEGHAKGQFGIFFNDIFLCADATWSSAAIRAKSLPNRAAGLIMSSWKEYKETFDQVVDFLRLHPEFQIIPSHCTEVSHE from the coding sequence GTGCATTTTCCTTCTCTTGCTTTTCTGATAGATCACGAGGATGGATATGTTCTTTTTGATACAGGATATGGCGATCATTTCTTTACTGCTAGTGAAAGTTTTCCGTATAAATTGTACCGTTATGGCACACCCGTTACTTATTCATCGCAAGATAGTTTGAAGATACAGTTACAAAATAATGGGATAAATGCCGATGAAATTAAGACAATTGTTCTTTCTCATTTCCATGGTGACCATACGGGAGGGTTGCTTGATTTTCCTAATGCAAAGATTATCTGCAGTAACAAGGCGTGGGAGGCAATTAGGGACTGTAAAGGAGTCAAAGCAGTAAGACAGGCATATTTGCCAGGAACGATTCCAATAGATTTTAGTGAGCGTGCAGTTTTCATTGAAGAGACCCCGATTCTTCCTATAAAAGAAACACATACCCCTTTTACGAAAGGTTACGATATTCTCGGGGATGGGTCGATCATTGCAGTATTTTTAGAAGGTCATGCAAAAGGTCAGTTTGGTATTTTTTTTAATGATATTTTTTTATGTGCGGATGCGACTTGGTCTTCAGCGGCTATTCGTGCTAAGTCTTTGCCGAACCGAGCCGCAGGGTTGATCATGTCCTCATGGAAAGAGTATAAAGAGACATTTGATCAAGTGGTGGACTTCTTGAGGTTACATCCCGAATTTCAAATCATCCCATCCCATTGTACGGAGGTTTCTCATGAATAA
- a CDS encoding F390 synthetase-related protein: protein MNKIRVLQHYLKTRYRHPFKSRQELEYHQRQQLDRFFKKLPSNLAYFTGLSEIERKQLSINTLQTLPITDKLFMMENFDKINTVGISKKQAFDVALKAEQSRDFSPMLNGVTIGLSSGTSGNRGLFLVSSEERERWAGIMLAKMLPKSIVRKQKVAFFLRANSNLYETVSSSSIQFTFFDLLDSVNENVNKLRALSPDIVIAPPSMLRIIADLKDRPPFKRVISVAEVLEKQDQAYLAQAFEQKIHQIYQCTEGFLAHTCKEGNLHLNEEFVYIEKEYVDEDKGIFSPIITDFSRMAQPIIRYRLNDLLVEKDEPCRCGSACTVLDRIDGRSDDIFTFKGADGEGEVAVFPDFIRRTLILHGDEHDQFRVIQEKDLSLSIYVTNFHDGDAIKQSFQKLFSKMVCVPVDLTIFPYVPPEAGVKLRRVQKR from the coding sequence ATGAATAAAATTCGTGTGCTTCAGCATTATTTGAAAACCCGATATCGTCATCCATTTAAGTCACGGCAAGAGCTTGAATACCACCAACGTCAGCAACTGGATCGTTTTTTCAAAAAGTTACCTTCCAATTTGGCCTATTTTACAGGATTGTCTGAAATAGAAAGGAAGCAATTATCGATAAACACACTACAAACATTGCCGATCACAGATAAGCTATTCATGATGGAGAACTTCGATAAGATTAATACGGTTGGCATATCAAAAAAACAGGCATTCGATGTTGCACTGAAAGCAGAACAATCCCGAGATTTTTCTCCCATGCTCAATGGTGTCACCATCGGTTTATCATCAGGAACGTCTGGGAACCGTGGACTTTTTCTTGTATCGTCCGAGGAGAGAGAAAGATGGGCAGGCATTATGCTCGCGAAGATGTTGCCGAAATCGATTGTACGAAAACAGAAGGTGGCATTTTTTCTTCGAGCAAATAGTAATCTCTATGAGACGGTTTCTAGTAGCTCCATCCAGTTTACATTCTTTGATTTACTAGATTCGGTGAATGAGAATGTAAATAAATTACGAGCCCTTTCACCAGATATTGTCATAGCCCCGCCAAGCATGCTCCGGATAATTGCCGATTTAAAAGACCGACCTCCATTCAAAAGAGTGATCAGTGTAGCGGAAGTGCTGGAGAAACAGGATCAAGCATATTTAGCACAAGCATTCGAACAGAAAATTCACCAAATCTATCAATGTACAGAGGGATTTCTCGCACATACCTGCAAAGAAGGCAATCTTCATTTGAATGAAGAATTTGTGTATATTGAAAAGGAATATGTAGATGAAGATAAAGGCATTTTTTCGCCGATTATAACTGACTTTTCGCGAATGGCCCAGCCAATTATTCGTTATAGATTGAATGATTTGCTTGTGGAAAAAGATGAACCTTGCAGATGTGGCAGTGCATGTACAGTATTAGATCGGATTGATGGACGTAGTGATGATATTTTTACTTTTAAAGGAGCTGATGGTGAAGGAGAAGTAGCCGTGTTTCCAGACTTTATCCGTCGTACGCTCATTTTGCACGGTGATGAGCACGACCAATTTAGGGTAATCCAAGAGAAGGATCTTTCACTATCAATTTACGTGACAAACTTCCACGATGGCGATGCCATTAAGCAATCATTTCAAAAGCTCTTTTCAAAAATGGTCTGTGTACCAGTGGATCTTACTATTTTTCCGTATGTGCCACCAGAGGCAGGCGTAAAATTGCGTCGAGTTCAGAAGCGATGA
- a CDS encoding putative RNA methyltransferase, with the protein MSQQSRKSIAAKLISEHAHFFSCPICTSPMVFENNTTLVCTEGHSYDLAKKGYIHLLSQSIDTKYDKSLFQSRQRIAESGFFTPLVEAIAILIENERLNELTAILDAGCGEGSHLAQIQEYVAGNTIGFGADISKEGIQLAASNLSNAIWIVADLAKTPLASQKFPFILNILSPSNYSEFDRLLTDDGLLIKVVPNSAYLQELRELFYENREAFDNEKTMSRFQEKFDLIKTQAVKYHVRLEQPLLNDLVKMTPLSWSANEAKRKQVSDMSDMDITIDLNILVGRKKVENGSQI; encoded by the coding sequence ATGTCCCAACAGAGCAGAAAGTCGATTGCTGCAAAGTTAATCTCAGAACACGCTCATTTTTTCAGCTGCCCGATCTGTACAAGCCCTATGGTGTTTGAAAATAACACAACATTAGTTTGCACAGAAGGTCATAGCTATGATCTTGCGAAAAAAGGCTATATTCATCTACTGTCACAGTCCATAGATACGAAATATGATAAATCCTTGTTTCAATCCAGACAAAGAATTGCTGAAAGTGGTTTTTTTACGCCACTTGTAGAAGCAATTGCTATTTTAATCGAAAATGAACGGTTAAATGAACTTACGGCCATCCTTGACGCTGGTTGTGGCGAGGGATCACATTTGGCGCAAATCCAGGAATATGTTGCTGGAAATACAATTGGTTTTGGAGCGGATATTTCAAAGGAAGGGATTCAACTTGCAGCGAGTAATCTCTCCAATGCGATTTGGATAGTTGCTGATTTAGCCAAAACACCGCTTGCTAGTCAAAAGTTTCCGTTCATCCTAAATATTTTATCCCCGTCTAACTACTCTGAGTTCGATAGATTACTTACAGATGACGGCCTACTTATCAAAGTAGTGCCAAACAGTGCTTACCTGCAAGAACTTCGGGAACTTTTCTATGAGAATAGAGAAGCTTTTGATAATGAAAAGACAATGAGTCGATTTCAAGAAAAGTTTGATTTAATAAAAACACAAGCTGTTAAGTATCATGTTCGGTTAGAACAGCCACTTTTGAATGATTTAGTGAAAATGACCCCTTTATCATGGTCAGCAAATGAAGCAAAACGGAAGCAAGTAAGTGATATGTCAGATATGGATATTACCATCGATTTAAACATTTTGGTGGGAAGAAAAAAAGTTGAAAATGGAAGCCAGATTTAA